The following DNA comes from Flavobacteriales bacterium.
TATACCCAGGATAATATTGCTGCGCTTGAACTTCATAAATCGCGTGCAATTTACAGGAATAACCTCAATATTTTATCTTTAACGGATGAAATGGTATATCCCTTTTGTCCTCTCCATGCCGCTCTTTATCAGCGCCAATAAAGCCAACGCCCAGTGTCCTCACACAATTGCATCCACAGGACAAAACCCTGTTTGTGCCAACGACAGCATCAAACTGGATGCGACTCCGCTGGGTGATACCTTTCTATGGTACAGGAATGGTGTACCTGTCAATGGCGCAACGGATTCATATTTGTTCGTGAATACGCCCGGTGTTTACAATTGCATGGTAGGGCAAACATGTGGGACGGATAGTGCAGCAACTGGCATTGCGGTCTCAGTGAATAACATTCCCTCCGTGAGCATCATGCCCGCAACGGATACCACCTATTGTCCCGGTGAAAGTGTACAACTAAGCGCTTCTACCGGAGGAACAAGCCAATGGTATATGAATGGCAATCCGATATCAGGTGCAGTATCTCCGGTCTATGACACATCCCAGGCTGGTTGGTATAACATGACAAAAACAAACAGCAAAGGATGCTCCGATTCGGCTGCGGTTGGCGTGGCAGTTACGCTGACCGTGATCCATGCGCCGATCATCCAGGCAAGTGAGGATACGGTTA
Coding sequences within:
- a CDS encoding T9SS type A sorting domain-containing protein; translated protein: MKWYIPFVLSMPLFISANKANAQCPHTIASTGQNPVCANDSIKLDATPLGDTFLWYRNGVPVNGATDSYLFVNTPGVYNCMVGQTCGTDSAATGIAVSVNNIPSVSIMPATDTTYCPGESVQLSASTGGTSQWYMNGNPISGAVSPVYDTSQAGWYNMTKTNSKGCSDSAAVGVAVTLTVIHAPIIQASEDTVNLSVSGTVDFSLLTSGYDSVAWDFGDGDTSVATAPSHTYTTPGAYQVTVMVYVNGCEDFAIANVWVVNTTGIVYAGVNTESVRVFPNPTSYSLHWDQAGLLSWQVFDSAGQLVISGTKGEAELNMLPSGVYLIRFAEIGGAYHYARFSKLP